Genomic window (Flavobacterium oreochromis):
AATGTCAAAGTGATTTTAAGTGATAAAAATTATCAAAAAAATAATATTTACTATGATTCTTCACTAAAGACTATATTAAAAAATACAAATATTAGACTTGTGAATATTTATAATAATAATCCTTGTCAGGAAAATAAATTTCCATATGAGTTATTTTTTGAGATTAATTCAACATCGTCTAGGCAATATTATTATGTGTATCGTTTTTGTGAACACAACTACCTGAATATTGATGAGTCTCTAAATTATAAAGTGATTCCATTAAATAAAAACTGGAAAATGGATATAGAGAAGAATTAATAAGAACCGAGCACCGCTCCTAAATCCTACCAGATGGAAGCACTGTAATTTCCACGATAATTTTAGCAAAAAGCGTCCCTTAATAAACACAAAACCAGCATCACAGCTGGTTTTGTTGTTTTATAAAGTTAATCTATTAGGATTTTGATAATTATTCCAAAAACGAAGGAGTTCAATATCGTTGTTTTGGTTTATGTAGTAGTAAAGTGTAATTTGTTTTACTATAGGTACTTGAAAAGTATCTTTGTAATTGGTAGGTTTAAAATTTAGATTTTCTTTGGCTAATAATTCTAAAACTTCGG
Coding sequences:
- a CDS encoding type II toxin-antitoxin system RelE/ParE family toxin → MRKILWSEPAKLDYWDNIDYLQREWTLAEVYTFMDKTTEVLELLAKENLNFKPTNYKDTFQVPIVKQITLYYYINQNNDIELLRFWNNYQNPNRLTL